Proteins from a single region of Methanoculleus horonobensis:
- a CDS encoding sulfurtransferase TusA family protein: MYADRTVNCVGSCQSPLLLIEEEMEVLEKGQVLQVTADRPDLVEMVRSWADKSGHKVEEEHVASGVTTLIVRKGAAPAVEAT; encoded by the coding sequence ATGTACGCGGATAGGACGGTAAATTGTGTTGGATCCTGCCAGTCTCCCCTGCTCCTGATCGAGGAGGAGATGGAGGTGCTCGAGAAAGGGCAGGTTCTGCAGGTGACGGCCGACAGGCCCGACCTGGTCGAGATGGTCAGGTCGTGGGCCGATAAGAGCGGGCATAAGGTCGAGGAGGAGCACGTCGCGAGCGGCGTTACGACCCTCATCGTGCGCAAGGGAGCGGCACCGGCGGTAGAAGCGACGTGA
- a CDS encoding HEAT repeat domain-containing protein, producing MGLWNRFGRRKGEETNASVDAEEEARVAGLALSLESEDIVTRWRAVRALGEIGEAAVLPLMKGLDDEDWCVRREAAAALGRVGPATIPHLIGTFLHADDAMRQDVVRALRALGSPAVDALKDAAHYGDAAVRCGALEALEGFPARDTFLEALADDDPRVRRCAIAGVRQTHDERGIEGLVALLRDPDEQARALAAETLTAFGKAAVKPCIEALGDEDEDFRRRNAAVLARISAPAVGPLSAALQDERPSVRRWAARVLGEVKAGEAITPLIEALADPDREVRWHVGGALAGIGTPAVGPLIEALGNGDEAARHRAMEALWRVGESAAPALIDLTGAGDAETRRRSAIVLGEIGAPGASEALQPLLQDSDRDVRREAFEALEAIKARGDLA from the coding sequence ATGGGGCTGTGGAACCGGTTCGGACGCAGGAAGGGGGAGGAAACGAACGCATCAGTCGATGCGGAGGAGGAAGCCCGGGTAGCGGGACTCGCTCTCTCGCTTGAGAGCGAGGATATCGTAACCCGGTGGAGAGCGGTTCGAGCGCTCGGGGAGATCGGGGAAGCCGCAGTGCTCCCGCTGATGAAAGGGCTCGACGACGAGGACTGGTGTGTCCGCAGGGAGGCGGCGGCCGCCCTCGGCCGGGTGGGGCCGGCGACAATCCCCCACCTCATCGGGACATTCCTGCACGCGGACGACGCCATGCGGCAGGACGTCGTCCGGGCGCTCCGGGCTCTCGGGAGCCCGGCGGTGGATGCCCTGAAGGACGCGGCGCACTACGGGGACGCGGCCGTCCGCTGCGGGGCGCTGGAGGCGCTCGAAGGATTCCCCGCCAGGGACACCTTCCTGGAGGCGCTCGCCGACGACGACCCCCGGGTGAGGCGGTGTGCGATCGCCGGGGTGCGGCAAACCCATGACGAACGCGGCATCGAGGGGCTTGTCGCTCTCCTTCGCGACCCGGACGAACAGGCCAGGGCTCTCGCCGCCGAGACGCTCACCGCCTTCGGCAAGGCTGCGGTCAAGCCCTGCATCGAGGCGCTTGGCGACGAGGACGAGGACTTCCGGCGGCGAAACGCAGCGGTTCTCGCCCGTATCAGCGCTCCGGCGGTCGGCCCCCTCTCGGCTGCTCTCCAGGACGAACGGCCGTCCGTCCGCCGGTGGGCAGCCCGGGTGCTCGGGGAGGTCAAGGCCGGCGAAGCGATTACGCCGCTCATCGAGGCGCTTGCCGACCCCGACCGTGAGGTGAGGTGGCACGTCGGCGGTGCGCTCGCAGGCATCGGCACGCCGGCCGTCGGCCCGCTCATCGAGGCTCTCGGGAACGGCGACGAGGCCGCCCGGCACCGGGCAATGGAGGCGCTCTGGCGGGTCGGAGAGTCGGCGGCACCGGCCCTGATCGACCTCACCGGTGCCGGCGACGCCGAGACCCGGCGCAGGTCCGCCATCGTTCTCGGGGAGATCGGTGCTCCCGGCGCTTCCGAAGCGCTCCAGCCCCTTCTCCAGGACTCTGATCGGGATGTCCGACGGGAGGCGTTCGAGGCGCTGGAGGCGATCAAGGCGCGGGGAGACCTCGCCTGA
- a CDS encoding pyruvoyl-dependent arginine decarboxylase has product MFVPTKCFFTKGVGIHKDKLASFELALRQAGIEKYNLVYVSSIFPPNCQLVSKEEGLKELSPGSIVYVVMARNETNEPSRLASAAIGHAMPKESNAYGYLSEHHAFGETEEISGEYAEDLAATMLATTLGIEFDPDQAWQEREQIYKASGRIINTTHTCQAAEGVMDGRWTTVISAAVFL; this is encoded by the coding sequence ATGTTCGTTCCGACCAAGTGTTTCTTTACGAAAGGTGTGGGGATCCACAAAGACAAACTGGCATCGTTTGAACTGGCTCTCAGGCAGGCGGGCATCGAGAAGTACAATCTGGTCTACGTCTCGAGTATCTTCCCCCCGAACTGCCAGCTGGTCTCGAAGGAAGAGGGTTTGAAAGAACTCTCGCCGGGCAGCATCGTCTACGTCGTCATGGCCCGGAACGAGACCAACGAACCGAGCAGGCTTGCTTCCGCCGCAATCGGCCACGCGATGCCCAAGGAGAGCAACGCCTACGGCTACCTCTCCGAGCACCACGCCTTCGGGGAGACGGAGGAGATCTCGGGCGAATACGCAGAAGACCTTGCGGCAACCATGCTCGCGACGACGCTCGGGATCGAGTTCGACCCCGACCAGGCATGGCAGGAGCGGGAGCAGATCTACAAAGCGAGCGGCCGAATCATAAATACGACCCACACCTGCCAGGCGGCGGAAGGGGTAATGGACGGCCGCTGGACGACGGTCATCTCCGCAGCGGTCTTCCTCTAA
- the aspS gene encoding aspartate--tRNA(Asn) ligase, with product MRQPIRAVTPETESAEIVGWVHEVRDLGGLAFFLIRDRTGIIQVTIPKKKVTAEILEVARSVSRESVVRVQGTVKAIEKAPGGREIVPEELEIISTAESPLPLDVAEKVPAEMDTRLDSRFLDARKPRVRAIFFVRSAVTSSAIAFLASRGCINITTPKVVAAATEGGTELFPIAYFEKEAFMNQSPQLYKQMMMAAGFEAVFELGPIFRAEEHNTVRHLNEATSLDVEVSFADHNDVMELLEDLIVHVYDHVAKNCADALEELGVDLKIPAKPFPRIPYTEAIEIANKTIEEKLAFGDDLSPAAERAIGDTVGQHYFIVDWPTDIRPYYAMPYPDRPEFCKAFDMMHPRMELSSGAQRIHDHDLLVERIRAKGLSPESFEFYLKPFRYGMPPHAGWGLGIERLVMTMLDLANIREAVLFPRDRHRLTP from the coding sequence ATGCGTCAACCAATACGGGCCGTAACCCCGGAAACGGAATCTGCCGAGATCGTCGGCTGGGTGCACGAGGTTCGCGACCTCGGAGGACTCGCGTTCTTCCTGATCCGCGACCGGACCGGGATCATCCAGGTGACCATCCCGAAGAAGAAAGTCACGGCAGAGATCCTTGAAGTCGCCCGGAGCGTCTCGAGAGAGTCCGTGGTCAGGGTCCAGGGCACGGTCAAAGCAATCGAGAAGGCGCCCGGCGGGCGCGAGATCGTCCCCGAGGAACTCGAGATCATCAGCACCGCAGAGAGCCCGCTCCCCCTCGACGTCGCCGAGAAGGTTCCCGCCGAGATGGACACCCGGCTCGATTCCCGGTTCCTGGACGCGAGGAAACCGCGTGTCCGCGCCATCTTCTTCGTCCGGTCGGCGGTGACCTCCTCCGCGATCGCGTTCCTCGCCTCCCGCGGCTGCATCAACATCACCACCCCGAAAGTTGTCGCGGCGGCGACAGAGGGCGGCACCGAACTCTTCCCGATCGCCTACTTCGAGAAAGAGGCGTTCATGAACCAGAGCCCGCAGCTCTATAAACAGATGATGATGGCTGCCGGGTTCGAGGCGGTCTTCGAGCTCGGCCCCATCTTCCGCGCCGAGGAGCACAATACCGTCCGGCACCTCAACGAGGCGACGAGCCTCGACGTCGAGGTCTCGTTTGCCGACCACAACGACGTCATGGAACTCCTCGAAGACCTGATCGTCCACGTCTACGACCACGTCGCGAAGAACTGCGCCGACGCGCTCGAGGAACTCGGGGTCGACCTCAAGATCCCGGCAAAACCGTTCCCCCGGATCCCGTACACCGAGGCGATCGAGATCGCGAACAAGACCATCGAGGAGAAACTCGCCTTCGGCGACGACCTCTCTCCGGCGGCCGAGCGGGCGATCGGGGATACCGTCGGGCAGCACTACTTCATCGTCGACTGGCCGACCGATATCAGGCCCTACTACGCGATGCCGTATCCCGACCGTCCCGAGTTCTGCAAGGCGTTCGATATGATGCATCCCCGGATGGAACTCTCCTCCGGCGCCCAGCGTATCCACGATCACGACCTTCTGGTGGAGCGGATTCGCGCAAAGGGCCTCTCTCCCGAGAGTTTCGAGTTCTATTTAAAGCCGTTCCGCTACGGGATGCCCCCGCATGCCGGATGGGGTCTCGGTATCGAGCGGCTGGTGATGACGATGCTCGACCTCGCTAACATCCGCGAAGCGGTACTCTTCCCGCGCGACCGGCACAGACTGACGCCATGA
- a CDS encoding methionine synthase — protein MTLTSVLLPTTVVGSYPVVKGSGVRALMDPLKHAVEVAVADQIGAGIDIISDGQVRGDMIRAFTSHLPGIRGSSVVGKVQPAARPITLADTKYALSRHPKVKGILTGPSTLAHGLSIETPFYRNKDELVLDIAQALAVEANYLQEAGVTLIQVDEPIFSTGAANLAVGREAVNAIAGMLRVPVCLHVCGNLGDVIDDVLKINVAAFDFEFANNPKNLEVLSAKDLRGRMIGYGCVDSADPGVESIETIKKRIEAGIDLFSPDAMLLDPDCGLRMQTRDAALGKLKNMVVAAGDVRAEYTG, from the coding sequence ATGACCCTGACGAGCGTGCTCCTCCCGACCACCGTGGTCGGGAGCTACCCGGTGGTGAAAGGATCGGGGGTTCGCGCCCTCATGGATCCGCTGAAACATGCGGTGGAGGTAGCGGTCGCCGACCAGATCGGCGCCGGGATCGATATCATCTCCGACGGCCAGGTCCGGGGCGACATGATCCGGGCCTTCACCTCCCATCTCCCCGGGATCCGGGGGTCGTCGGTCGTCGGGAAGGTTCAGCCGGCCGCCCGGCCGATCACCCTTGCGGACACGAAGTACGCCCTCTCCAGGCACCCGAAGGTGAAGGGCATCCTCACCGGGCCGAGCACGCTCGCCCACGGCCTCTCGATCGAGACGCCGTTCTACAGGAACAAAGACGAACTGGTTCTCGATATCGCGCAGGCGCTCGCGGTCGAGGCGAACTACCTCCAGGAGGCCGGGGTCACGCTCATCCAGGTAGACGAACCCATCTTCTCGACGGGGGCGGCGAACCTCGCCGTCGGCCGCGAGGCGGTGAACGCGATCGCCGGCATGCTCCGGGTGCCCGTCTGCCTCCACGTCTGCGGAAACCTCGGGGACGTCATCGACGACGTCCTCAAAATAAACGTCGCAGCATTCGATTTTGAGTTCGCAAACAACCCCAAAAACCTCGAGGTGCTCTCGGCAAAAGACCTGCGCGGCAGGATGATCGGTTACGGGTGCGTGGACTCGGCCGATCCGGGCGTCGAGAGCATCGAGACGATCAAAAAGAGGATCGAGGCCGGCATCGATCTCTTCTCCCCCGACGCCATGCTCCTCGACCCCGACTGCGGTCTAAGGATGCAGACGCGTGACGCGGCGCTCGGAAAACTGAAGAATATGGTTGTTGCGGCGGGCGATGTCCGGGCCGAGTATACCGGCTAG
- a CDS encoding RAD55 family ATPase, giving the protein MADTTKRSTGIAGLDLALDGGFSPGTRIVISGSPLSGLELLAQQFWQEGEGAGAYLMLDTVPGENMIDARGMDPAATAAAMEGEKIIVDSLSTLIAAWGIDTAARFVLEDTRPIIEGGANIVYLLYTGAHSPTEEARIMRATDVFITLRQEVNGNEFERTLAVEKFKGSDVPQRVIPYNIMADGIELSTTSRVV; this is encoded by the coding sequence GTGGCAGACACCACCAAACGTTCGACAGGAATCGCGGGCCTGGATCTGGCGCTCGACGGAGGATTCTCTCCGGGCACCCGTATCGTCATCTCCGGATCTCCGCTGAGCGGCCTTGAACTCCTGGCACAGCAGTTCTGGCAGGAAGGGGAAGGGGCGGGAGCCTACCTGATGCTCGATACCGTGCCGGGGGAGAATATGATCGATGCACGGGGCATGGATCCTGCGGCGACGGCGGCGGCGATGGAGGGCGAGAAGATCATCGTGGACTCTCTCTCCACGCTGATCGCCGCCTGGGGGATCGATACGGCCGCCAGGTTCGTCCTCGAAGATACCCGCCCGATCATCGAGGGCGGTGCAAACATCGTCTATCTCCTCTACACGGGAGCCCACAGCCCCACCGAAGAGGCGCGGATCATGCGGGCGACCGACGTCTTCATCACCCTCAGGCAGGAGGTCAACGGCAACGAGTTCGAGCGGACGCTCGCCGTCGAGAAGTTCAAAGGTTCGGACGTGCCGCAGCGTGTCATCCCCTACAACATCATGGCGGACGGTATCGAGCTCTCGACGACGAGCAGGGTGGTCTAG